The proteins below are encoded in one region of Rhizobacter sp.:
- a CDS encoding FkbM family methyltransferase, producing MSTAISHDLIFDVGTHRGEDTEFYLKLGYRVVGIEANPELASELKSRYRQEIERGTFAVVDKAISETPGTISFWVNKKLSVWGTADPEWAKRNQGMGADSEEIKVESIRFSKVIEQHGCPHYLKIDVEGADMLCVHGLEGMSCRPAYISVESNKTSWRGLMDEFDTFERLGYRRFKVVDQRLHRDGQYKARDGSMVHHKFVGGTTGPFGEDLEGPWLTRQQAIRAYIPIFILYKTLGDNTLLRRLLKNVPVLRRLVDKVSWYDTHAKHG from the coding sequence TTGAGTACCGCAATTTCACACGACTTGATCTTCGACGTCGGCACCCACCGGGGAGAAGACACCGAGTTCTACCTGAAGCTGGGCTACCGCGTGGTGGGCATCGAAGCCAACCCCGAGCTGGCCTCCGAGTTGAAGAGCCGCTACCGCCAGGAAATCGAACGCGGCACCTTCGCCGTCGTCGACAAGGCCATCAGCGAGACGCCCGGCACGATCAGCTTCTGGGTCAACAAGAAGCTTTCGGTCTGGGGCACCGCCGACCCCGAGTGGGCCAAGCGCAACCAGGGCATGGGCGCCGACTCGGAAGAGATCAAGGTCGAGAGCATCCGTTTCTCCAAGGTGATCGAGCAGCATGGCTGCCCGCACTACCTGAAGATCGACGTCGAAGGCGCCGACATGCTCTGCGTGCACGGGCTCGAGGGCATGAGCTGCCGCCCGGCCTACATCTCGGTCGAATCGAACAAGACCTCGTGGCGCGGCCTGATGGACGAGTTCGACACCTTCGAGCGCCTCGGGTACCGCCGCTTCAAGGTGGTCGACCAGCGCCTGCACCGTGACGGCCAGTACAAGGCGCGCGACGGCAGCATGGTCCATCACAAGTTCGTCGGCGGCACCACCGGCCCCTTCGGCGAAGATCTCGAAGGCCCGTGGCTGACCCGTCAGCAGGCGATCCGCGCCTACATTCCGATCTTCATCCTCTACAAGACGCTGGGCGACAACACGCTGCTGCGTCGCCTGCTGAAGAACGTGCCCGTCCTGCGCCGCCTGGTCGACAAGGTGAGCTGGTACGACACGCACGCCAAGCACGGCTGA
- a CDS encoding HIT family protein, with product MTHVFQPLPDAPPACELCHNAGGRLLWQHGDWRVIRVDDEAFPAFYRVIYRRHVGEFSQLPGPERQRCMQLVAAVEEVLLGRLRPTKVNLAAFGNMVPHLHWHVVARFDWDSHFPQPIWGAKQREVTPPAVARLAVTLQALDEAVVAALDGAAGAA from the coding sequence ATGACCCACGTTTTCCAGCCCCTTCCCGATGCACCACCCGCGTGCGAGCTTTGTCATAACGCCGGGGGTCGACTGCTTTGGCAGCACGGCGACTGGCGTGTCATCCGAGTGGACGACGAGGCCTTCCCGGCCTTCTACCGGGTGATCTACCGGCGGCACGTGGGCGAGTTTTCGCAACTGCCGGGGCCGGAGCGGCAGCGTTGCATGCAGCTGGTGGCGGCGGTCGAAGAGGTGCTGCTGGGCCGGCTGCGGCCGACCAAGGTCAACCTGGCGGCCTTCGGGAACATGGTCCCGCACCTGCACTGGCACGTGGTGGCCCGCTTCGACTGGGACAGCCACTTCCCCCAGCCGATCTGGGGCGCCAAGCAGCGTGAGGTCACGCCGCCGGCGGTGGCCCGGCTGGCGGTGACGCTCCAGGCCTTGGACGAAGCGGTGGTGGCGGCACTGGATGGGGCGGCGGGCGCCGCCTGA